One segment of Erigeron canadensis isolate Cc75 chromosome 2, C_canadensis_v1, whole genome shotgun sequence DNA contains the following:
- the LOC122589173 gene encoding vacuolar protein sorting-associated protein 60.2-like, giving the protein MKRVFGINKKDKEPPPSINEASDRINKRGESVDEKIKRLDGELARYKEQIKRTRPGPAQEAVKARAMRVLKQKRMYEGQRDMLYNQTFNLDQVAFASEGIKDAQQTMSALKSANKELKGMMKAVKIQEIDNLQDDMADLMDVSNEIQESLGRNYNVPDDIDEEDLMGELDALEADMGLETESEGVPSYLQPDNVTDFNDELNLPSAPSGHALPARKVSNQAEDEFGLPPVPRASLRG; this is encoded by the exons atgaagagAGTATTTGGCATTAACAAGAAAGATAAAGAACCTCCTCCTTCCATCAATGAAGCTTCTGATCgg ATCAATAAAAGAGGAGAGTCGGTGGATGAGAAAATTAAGCGACTTGATGGGGAACTTGCCAGATATAAAGAACAGATCAAAAGAACCCGTCCTGGCCCTGCTCAAGAAGCTGTGAAAGCTCGGGCGATGAGAGTTCTCAAGCAGAAAAGAAT GTACGAAGGACAACGTGACATGCTATACAACCAAACTTTCAATCTAGATCAAGTGGCATTTGCTTCAGAGGGTATCAAAGATGCTCAACAAACA ATGTCAGCTCTTAAATCAGCAAACAAAGAGTTGAAAGGAATGATGAAGGCCGTCAAGATCCAAGAAATCGAC AATTTACAAGATGACATGGCGGACTTGATGGATGTTAGCAATGAAATACAAGAATCTCTTGGTAGAAACTACAATGTGCCTGATGACATTGATGAAGAAGATCTCATGGGTG AACTTGATGCTCTGGAGGCAGATATGGGACttgaaactgaaagtgaagggGTACCTTCATATCTTCAACCTGATAATGTAACCGATTTCAATGATGAACTCAATTTGCCTTCAGCTCCCAGTGGGCATGCATTACCGGCTCGAAAGGTTAGCAATCAG GCGGAAGATGAATTTGGTTTACCACCAGTCCCCCGTGCATCTCTACGTGGTTAG
- the LOC122586866 gene encoding ferroptosis suppressor protein 1-like, with translation MATETTGVKKRVVVVGGGVGGSLLCKTLQTKHHHHFDFTLIDSKDYFEITWASLRSMVEPSFAKRSVINHHEYLPGASIITSDAVGIDEENQVSTTEGRQIAYDYLVIATGHMRTHCVTKADRLRQFEADHEKIKASDTILIVGGGPTGVELAGEIIVDFPTKKVKLVHRGSKLLEFIGEAAGKKALEWLTARKVEVILGQSVDLDSSSDGAYQTSSGETIVADCHFKCTSDPIGTSWLKETILKDSLDDRGLLMVDANLRVKGFGNIFAIGDVTDIAELKQGYIAQKHALVVANNLKLLINGDDERKLVKYTPASPLAIVSLGRREGLAYVWCVTIIGRIPGMLKSKDLFVGKTRKQLGLKG, from the exons atggCGACAGAAACGACAGGAGTGAAGAAGAGGGTGGTGGTTGTTGGCGGAGGAGTAGGTGGTTCTCTTTTATGCAAAACCCTTCAAacaaaacatcatcatcatttcgaTTTCACGCTCATTGATTC GAAAGATTATTTTGAGATCACATGGGCAAGCTTGAGGTCAATGGTTGAACCATCGTTTGCAAAGAGATCAGTGATTAACCACCATGAATATCTTCCAGGGGCAAGTATTATCACATCTGATGCAGTTGGGATTGATGAAGAAAACCAAGTGTCAACTACAGAAGGTCGCCAGATCGCGTATGATTATCTTGTAATTGCCACAGGTCATATGCGTACCCATTGTGTGACTAAAGCTGACCGGCTCAGGCAGTTTGAAGCAG ATCATGAAAAGATCAAAGCTTCTGATACAATATTGATAGTTGGAGGGGGCCCTACTGGTGTTGAACTTGCAGGAGAAATTATAGTTGATTTTCCCACCAAAAAGGTGAAGCTGGTCCACCGGGGTTCAAAATTACTGGAGTTCATTGGTGAGGCAGCTGGTAAAAAGGCTCTCGAATGGTTAACTGCCAGAAAGGTCGAGGTTATTTTAGGTCAATCTGTGGATTTGGACTCCAGCTCTGATGGTGCTTATCAAACATCCAGTGGAGAAACCATCGTGGCCGATTGTCATTTTAAATGCACAAGTGATCCGATTGGCACGTCGTGGCTTAAGGAGACTATTCTCAAGGATAGTTTGGATGATCGTGGGCTGTTAATGGTTGATGCAAACTTGAGGGTCAAGGGTTTTGGCAATATCTTTGCTATCGGGGATGTCACTGACATTGCA GAACTAAAACAAGGATATATAGCACAAAAGCATGCTTTGGTGGTTGCCAACAACTTGAAGCTTCTAATCAATGGAGATGATGAGAGGAAATTGGTCAAATACACTCCCGCCTCACCATTGGCAATTGTGTCATTGGGGAGACGAGAGGGCCTAGCATATGTATGGTGTGTAACAATCATTGGACGGATCCCTGGTATGCTTAAATCCAAGGACCTGTTTGTTGGAAAAACAAGGAAGCAACTCGGGCTAAAaggttga
- the LOC122589471 gene encoding exocyst complex component EXO70A1-like encodes MGVPIRAAAVTGDDNLSKKAEIMRESINKSQLITDNMVSVLGSFDNRLSALETAMRPTQIRTHAIRRAHENIDKTLKAANVILNRFDLSREAEATILKGPHDNLKGYLEAIEQLRSNIRFFTNNKSFKSSDGVLNHANNLLSKAISKLENEFKQLLSSYSKPMEPDRLYECLPSSLRPSSGSPDASNKNPSNSHTDHVTAENAIYIPPVLIPPRVLPLLHNLAQHMVNAGHTQQCLIIYRDTRSQVLQESLHQLGVEKLSKDDVQKIQWEVLELKIGTWIHFMRIAVKLLFAAERKVCDQMFEGIESLKDQCFAEVTKGSVAMLLSFGDAIAKSKRSPEKLFVLLDMYEIMSELHSEIETLFSGKACKEIREAALGLTKRLAQTAKDTFGDFEEAVEKDATRTAVADGTVHPLTSYVINYVKFLFDYQSTLKQLFQEFEKGDDSNAQLASVTMRIMQALQTNLEGKSKQYKDPALTNLFLMNNIHYMVRSVRRSEAKDLLGDDWVQRHRRIVQQHANQYKRIAWAKILQSLSIQGAGSSGGDGGSSSGASRALVKERLRIFNLQFEELHQRQSQWTVPDSELRESLRLAVAEVLLPAYRSFIKRYGLLVENGKNPHKYIRYTAEDLDRMLGEFFEGKT; translated from the exons atggGGGTTCCTATTCGAGCAGCAGCAGTAACAGGGGATGATAATTTAAGCAAAAAAGCTGAAATAATGAGagaatcaataaataaaagtcAGTTAATTACTGATAATATGGTTTCTGTTTTGGGCTCTTTTGATAATCGTTTATCTGCTCTTGAAACCGCCATGCGTCCTACTCAG ATAAGGACACATGCTATACGTAGAGCTCATGAGAACATTGACAAGACTTTGAAGGCTGCTAATGTTATATTAAACAGATTCGATCTTTCTCGTGAG GCTGAGGCTACAATACTTAAAGGTCCACATGACAATCTTAAAGGCTATCTTGAAGCTATTGAGCAGCTCAGAAGCAACATTCGGTTTTTTACCAACAATAAAAGCTTTAAGAGTAGCGACGGGGTACTCAACCATGCAAATAATTTGCTTTCCAAGGCCATCTCTAAACTTGAAAATGAGTTTAAACAACTCTTATCATCATATAG CAAACCAATGGAACCTGATAGGCTATATGAGTGCCTTCCTAGTTCGCTAAGGCCTTCATCTGGATCACCTGATGCAAGTAATAAGAATCCTTCTAATAGTCACACAGACCACGTCACTGCAGAAAATGCTATTTATATTCCTCCAGTCCTTATACCACCCCGGGTACTGCCCTTGCTTCATAATTTAGCTCAACATATGGTGAATGCTGGTCATACTCAGCAGTGCCTAATTATTTACAG GGATACCCGTTCTCAAGTCCTGCAAGAAAGCCTTCACCAGTTGGGAGTGGAGAAGCTTAGCAAAGATGACGTCCAAAAGATACAATGGGAGGTTTTGGAACTCAAAATTGGGACATGGATTCATTTTATGCGTATTGCG GTAAAATTGTTATTTGCTGCTGAAAGAAAAGTTTGCGATCAAATGTTTGAAGGCATTGAGTCCCTTAAGGATCAGTGTTTTGCTGAGGTTACAAAAGGCAGCGTTGCCATGCTGCTTAGTTTCGGAGATGCAATTGCCAAAAGCAAAAGATCACCTGAGAAGTTATTTGTGCTTCTTGACATGTATGAGATTATGAGTGAACTTCATTCCGAG ATTGAAACTCTTTTTAGTGGTAAAGCTTGCAAAGAAATTAGAGAAGCTGCACTAGGTTTGACAAAGCGACTTGCCCAAACGGCAAAAGACACTTTTGGAGATTTTGAAGAAGCAGTTGAAAAAGACGCAACAAGAACAGCTGTTGCAGATGGAACTGTTCATCCACTCACAAGCTATGTCATCAACTATGTGAAATTCTTATTCGA CTATCAATCGACACTGAAGCAACTATTTCAAGAGTTCGAAAAGGGAGACGACTCCAACGCTCAGCTGGCATCTGTAACGATGCGAATTATGCAGGCCCTTCAAACCAATTTGGAAGGGAAGTCAAAGCAGTACAAGGATCCAGCATTGACTAACTTGTTTTTAATGAACAATATTCACTATATGGTCCGATCCGTACGCAG GTCTGAAGCAAAAGATTTGCTAGGGGATGATTGGGTGCAACGACACAGAAGGATTGTGCAGCAACACGCTAATCAATATAAACGAATCGCATGGGCCAAG ATCCTACAATCTCTTTCGATACAAGGAGCGGGCTCATCAGGTGGTGACGGAGGAAGCAGTAGTGGGGCCTCACGAGCTCTCGTAAAGGAGAG GTTAAGGATATTCAATCTTCAATTCGAGGAGCTTCATCAAAGACAATCTCAGTGGACTGTTCCAGACTCAGAGCTTCGAGAATCATTGAGACTTGCTGTTGCTGAGGTTTTGTTACCTGCATACAGATCTTTCATAAAACGTTATGG GTTACTTGTGGAAAATGGGAAGAATCCTCACAAGTACATAAGGTATACAGCAGAGGATCTTGATAGGATGCTTGGGGAATTTTTCGAGGGGAAGACTTAA
- the LOC122586867 gene encoding nudix hydrolase 26, chloroplastic-like, with protein MATVCRYSFIVSSNHPQIHFPQKLLPTFFIFPKYPHKPIKFTRLPLTHHHSFATTSSSSKMETPPNGYRRNVGICLINSSNKIFSASRLDIPDAWQMPQGGIDEGEDPRAAAIRELREETGVTSAEILMEAPHWLTYDFPPPVREKLRIRWGSDWKGQAQKWFLFKFTGKDEEINLLGDGSEKPEFGEWSWMSPEQVVDRAVDFKKPVYKEVISVFSHHLQ; from the exons ATGGCAACAGTATGCCGATATTCCTTCATCGTCTCTAGCAACCACCCCCAAATCCATTTCCCCCAAAAACTCCTCCCCACTTTCTTTATCTTCCCGAAATACCCTCATAAACCCATCAAATTTACCAGACTGCCACTCACCCATCACCACTCATTTGCAACAACATCATCATCGTCAAAAATGGAAACACCTCCTAATGGTTACAGAAGAAACGTTGGTATTTGTCTCATTAATTCTTCCAACAAG ATTTTTTCAGCATCAAGATTAGATATACCAGATGCTTGGCAGATGCCTCAG GGTGGCATTGATGAAGGTGAAGATCCAAGGGCTGCAGCCATCAGGGAATTACGAGAAGAAACTGGTGTTACTTCAGCAGAAATTCTTATGGAG GCTCCACATTGGTTGACCTATGATTTTCCTCCACCCGTCAGAGAAAAGCTTAGAATCCGATGGGGCTCTGACTGGAAAGGTCAAGCACAAAAATG GTTCTTATTCAAGTTCACTggaaaagatgaagaaattaaCCTTTTGGGTGATGGCAGTGAGAAGCCGGAGTTTGGAGAGTGGTCATGGATGTCACCAGAACAAGTGGTTGATCGG GCTGTGGATTTCAAGAAACCTGTTTACAAAGAGGTGATCAGTGTTTTTTCTCATCATCTTCAGTGA
- the LOC122588090 gene encoding exocyst complex component EXO70A1-like, with protein sequence MLIGKGGYGLVFKGELLLSGKLTFVAVKRLDTNISGQGLKEFSTEIHLLTRYKHPNLVSLLGFCEEHGEKILVYDYAERGSLERYLTRGKSTVQLSWLQRLNICIDAARGLDYLHNHVAQDHRVIHRDIKSANILLSRFNMKAEAKYLSGPHESLQGCNNKSFKSSHGVPSRANNLPSHVIPELEHEFKQLLSIYSKPVEPDRIYECLPSSLRPSSGSPDASNKDLSNSHTAAFNPLVLVPPRLMPVLHDLAQDMVNAGHTRQYLIIYRDARSQPLQKSLHQLGVEKLSKHDIEKMEWEVLELKIGTWIHSMRIAVKLLFAAERNLCDQMFEGIESLKDQCFVEVTQGSVDMLLSFGNAVAKSKRSPEKLFVLLDIYEIMRELHSEIEMLFSGKACNAIIEAALGLTRQLAQTVKDTFEDFEEAVEKYATRTAVADGTVHPLTSYVINYVKFLFDYQSTLKQLFQEFEKGDDSNAQLASVTMRIMQALQTNLEEKSKQYKDPALTNLFLVNNIHYMVRSVHRSEAKDLFGDDWVQRHRRILQQHAKQYKRIAWAKILESLSSQEVASSGGDGGNSGGASRALVKERLRVFNLQFEKLHQRQSKWTVPDLELRKALRLAIREDLLPAYVTFIERYGSLVDNGKNRHEYIKYSSEDLDRMIGEFFEGREIVKQKAAKERSIFGSLFSALKRKEK encoded by the exons ATGCTCATTGGGAAGGGTGGATATGGCTTGGTTTTTAAAGGGGAGCTCTTACTTTCTGGTAAACTTACTTTTGTGGCCGTGAAGCGACTAGATACTAACATCTCCGGTCAAGGGTTGAAGGAGTTTTCAACTGAGATTCACTTGCTAACTCGTTATAAACATCCAAACTTAGTCTCCCTGCTTGGTTTCTGTGAAGAACACGGCGAAAAGATACTAGTTTATGACTATGCAGAACGTGGAAGCCTCGAAAGATACCTAACCAGGGGTAAATCAACCGTTCAACTATCTTGGTTGCAAAGGCTTAATATATGCATCGATGCGGCCCGGGGTTTGGATTATTTGCATAACCATGTTGCACAAGACCATAGAGTCATCCACAGGGACATAAAGAGTGCAAATATTCTTTTAAGTC GTTTCAATATGAAGGCTGAGGCTAAATACCTTAGCGGTCCACACGAGAGTCTTCAAGGCTGTAACAATAAAAGCTTTAAGAGTAGCCATGGGGTGCCTAGCCGGGCAAATAACTTGCCTTCCCATGTTATCCCAGAACTTGAACATGAATTTAAACAACTCTTGTCAATTTACAG CAAACCTGTGGAACCTGATAGGATTTATGAATGCCTCCCTAGTTCACTAAGGCCATCATCTGGATCACCTGATGCAAGTAACAAGGATCTGTCTAATAGTCATACAGCTGCTTTTAATCCTCTAGTCCTCGTACCACCTCGGTTAATGCCTGTGCTTCATGATTTAGCTCAAGATATGGTGAATGCTGGTCATACTCGGCAGTATCTGATTATTTACAG GGATGCCCGTTCTCAACCACTGCAAAAAAGCCTTCACCAATTGGGAGTGGAGAAGCTTAGTAAACATGATATTGAAAAGATGGAATGGGAGGTCTTGGAACTCAAGATCGGGACATGGATTCATTCTATGCGCATTGCA GTAAAATTGTTATTTGCTGCTGAAAGAAATCTGTGTGATCAGATGTTTGAAGGCATTGAGTCCCTCAAGGATCAGTGTTTTGTTGAGGTTACACAAGGCAGCGTTGACATGCTACTTAGTTTTGGAAATGCAGTTGCCAAAAGCAAAAGATCACCTGAGAAGTTATTTGTGCTTCTTGACATATATGAGATTATGCGTGAGCTGCACTCAGAG ATTGAAATGCTTTTTAGTGGTAAAGCTTGCAATGCTATTATAGAAGCTGCACTAGGTTTGACAAGGCAACTTGCCCAAACAGTAAAAGACACATTCGAAGATTTTGAAGAAGCAGTTGAAAAATATGCAACAAGAACAGCTGTTGCAGATGGAACTGTTCATCCACTCACAAGCTATGTCATCAACTATGTGAAATTCTTATTCGA CTATCAATCAACACTGAAGCAACTATTTCAAGAGTTCGAAAAGGGAGACGACTCCAACGCTCAGCTGGCATCTGTAACGATGCGAATTATGCAGGCCCTTCAAACCAATTTGGAAGAGAAGTCAAAGCAGTACAAGGATCCAGCATTGACTAACTTATTTTTAGTGAACAATATTCACTATATGGTCCGATCCGTGCACAG GTCTGAAGCAAAGGATTTGTTTGGGGATGATTGGGTGCAACGACACAGAAGGATTTTGCAGCAACACGCTAAGCAATATAAACGGATAGCATGGGCCAAG ATACTAGAATCTCTCTCGAGTCAAGAGGTGGCCTCATCAGGGGGCGATGGAGGAAATAGTGGTGGGGCTTCACGAGCTCTCGTAAAGGAGAG ATTAAGGGTTTTTAATCTTCAATTCGAGAAGCTTCATCAAAGACAATCTAAATGGACTGTTCCTGACCTAGAGCTTCGGAAAGCATTGAGACTTGCAATTCGTGAAGATTTGTTGCCGGCATATGTAACTTTCATAGAACGTTATGG GTCACTTGTGGATAATGGGAAGAATCGTCACGAGTACATAAAGTATTCATCAGAGGACCTTGATCGGATGATTGGGGAATTTTTCGAAG GACGAGAAATAGTAAAACAGAAAGCAGCAAAAGAAAGGAGCATTTTTGGTAGTTTGTTCTCAGCtctcaaaagaaaagaaaagtaa